A single genomic interval of candidate division TA06 bacterium harbors:
- the mnmE gene encoding tRNA uridine-5-carboxymethylaminomethyl(34) synthesis GTPase MnmE, with amino-acid sequence MSQQETITAISTASGPAALSMVRISGPRSLEIADAIFKGKLLPSQMPSHTLHLGKISGDQYLSADQVMLAVMKAPHSFTGQDMVEITCHGGAAAPQAVLQACLEAGARQAQPGEFTLRAYLNGRLDLAQAEAVCDIINARTQTAAQAALERLEGGLSRKVSDIREKLVSLLVLLEAWVDFPEEDIPAAEFKQIKDDIDQALKKTQRLLDDSRASLILKDGARVVIAGRPNAGKSSLFNMLLKEERAIVTPSPGTTRDVLEGWIEIGGIPLRLFDTAGLRETSDAIELIGVERAKGKMEQADLVLLVLDAGCALTSEDKRLLELTSGFNRIVLANKCDLPVKLEIENNWLRISSITEDGLKELEKTIVNTLTGGHNWEAGAAGASNNRQMEALKQAAQFLNNASDGLEKKASWEFLAQDIKEAVNSLGQITGQTIGDEVLNRIFEQFCIGK; translated from the coding sequence ATGTCCCAGCAAGAAACCATAACCGCCATCTCCACCGCCAGCGGCCCGGCCGCCTTGAGCATGGTCCGGATCTCCGGGCCCAGGTCGCTGGAGATCGCTGATGCCATCTTTAAAGGCAAATTGCTCCCCAGTCAAATGCCCTCACATACCCTGCATCTGGGAAAGATCTCCGGAGATCAATACTTGTCCGCCGATCAGGTCATGCTGGCCGTAATGAAGGCTCCCCATTCATTCACCGGCCAGGACATGGTGGAGATCACCTGCCACGGCGGCGCGGCCGCTCCCCAGGCCGTATTGCAGGCCTGCCTGGAGGCCGGGGCCCGCCAGGCCCAGCCCGGGGAGTTCACCCTTAGGGCTTACTTGAACGGCAGGCTGGACCTGGCCCAGGCCGAGGCGGTCTGCGACATAATCAACGCCAGGACCCAGACCGCGGCCCAGGCCGCGCTGGAACGCTTGGAGGGCGGCCTTTCCCGCAAGGTAAGCGATATCAGGGAAAAACTTGTCTCCCTGCTGGTCCTGCTGGAAGCCTGGGTGGATTTTCCCGAAGAGGACATTCCTGCCGCCGAATTCAAACAGATAAAAGACGACATAGACCAAGCCTTGAAAAAGACCCAGCGCCTGCTGGACGACAGCCGGGCCTCGCTGATACTGAAGGACGGCGCCCGGGTGGTGATCGCCGGCCGGCCCAACGCCGGAAAGTCCAGCCTGTTCAATATGCTGCTGAAGGAAGAGCGGGCCATAGTCACCCCCTCGCCCGGCACCACCCGCGACGTGCTGGAGGGCTGGATAGAGATCGGGGGCATACCGCTGAGGCTGTTCGACACCGCCGGCCTGCGGGAGACCAGCGACGCCATAGAGCTGATAGGGGTGGAACGGGCCAAAGGCAAGATGGAACAGGCCGACCTGGTGCTGCTGGTGCTGGACGCCGGATGCGCCTTGACTTCCGAGGATAAAAGGCTTTTGGAGCTGACCTCCGGGTTCAACCGGATCGTGCTGGCCAACAAATGCGACCTGCCGGTAAAGCTTGAAATAGAAAATAACTGGCTGAGGATATCCTCCATCACCGAGGACGGCCTTAAGGAACTTGAGAAAACCATTGTGAACACCCTGACCGGCGGCCATAACTGGGAAGCCGGGGCGGCCGGGGCCTCCAACAACCGGCAGATGGAGGCTTTGAAGCAAGCCGCCCAATTCCTGAACAATGCCAGCGATGGTTTGGAGAAAAAAGCCTCCTGGGAATTTTTGGCCCAGGACATCAAGGAAGCCGTCAACAGCCTGGGACAGATAACCGGGCAGACCATCGGCGACGAGGTGCTGAATAGGATCTTCGAACAATTCTGTATCGGAAAGTAA